One segment of Pempheris klunzingeri isolate RE-2024b chromosome 20, fPemKlu1.hap1, whole genome shotgun sequence DNA contains the following:
- the mrtfba gene encoding myocardin-related transcription factor B isoform X1, protein MEPQASQGHLGVEGDCGMSNLLLPSPQSEAVTHEMEELTLQPTQNLPPLNERKNVLQLRLQQRRTREQLVDQGIMPPLKSPAAFHGQIRSLERARTENFLKHKIRSRPERAELVRMHILQETGAEPSLQATQMKLKRARLADNLNEKIAQRPGPMELVEKNILPVDSTLKQAIIVGQVNYPKVLDEDSSDALSPEQPASQESQSSVPSPMESKVPETPCPATAPPALPSTILQAFPVATTTDFVKMISSNELPAGRPAVAPMQPVTTGAPSKPAPTLVKQSQQKTPSEKSRKKGKDSKPRVKKLKYHQYVPPDQKQEASEAPMDSSYARLLQQQQLFLQLQILSQQQQHYNYQTILPAPLKPVAEGQSSSTSSLPTSIMVSLPTAPPPTPVPSALARPNNSHSNRKPGVLPANLEEMKVAELKLELKLRGLPVSGTKTDLIERLKPFQDAPSISAPTTIPASATTTLSSIPMEVTTTATTTPAIVLPVQQVAPESMSSTPPVSPIPTEPSTFQQDVGMSEAPSETQSGSYGGAGPQSSLLPSVKVPEEKDRRLHEKERQIEELMRKLEHEQRLVEELKMQLEVEKRGQSGCTTDSASISPKLSPVPAMKCVPTVLNSNIVKMEGTVLSNCSSTAATIPSSILGTQALAPLPTVVKLEDVTVSSGKPLQLQTQAQLITQIQPQAQPQVTTSPQLLPQSQRSPKLQTQPQSQPAAPSLQQFFISHTGGVSQVLGQPQALLTTSGQPQTLLTRTGQAGTQILVPVSLPNSAIQLPSTTVSLQPVLQATVSNPGLVQTSVPQLQTTKMETAPGSQQLANHNQLIQTLTMCNNTTGLENQSRPEMNPQCFLRSSPENRVSPRASPNHHITNGPFNKSSSPQPTFILQPTSLITQPPKTKEPPRYEEAVKQSRNLHVNNVSQVPTATSQQMDDLFDILIESGEITPFIQQDPVTFAKTIPVTANISTLPVSTALSRPPPQIQMAPPPTLSPAVSHGLPSLSSLATDNQLEAFLEGTLADTPPASDPRTQGLMEELQAQLMDQQPYSPMDTSDLSFCDSSSPPSSLNMGLSDTGLDNMEWLDLTMPPGPAGALTPLGIPADFLDAHDLQLHWD, encoded by the exons ATGGAGCCCCAGGCTTCTCAGGGGCACCTAGGAGTAGAAGGGGATTGTGGGATGTCAAATCTGCTATTGCCCAGTCCCCAGAGCGAGGCGGTGACCCACGAGATGGAGGAGCTGACGCTGCAGCCCACACAGAATCTGCCTCCACTCAATGAACGCAAAAATG tcctGCAGTTGAGGCTTCAGCAAAGGCGGACCCGGGAGCAGCTGGTGGACCAGGGCATCATGCCAC CTCTGAAGAGCCCGGCAGCTTTCCATGGGCAGATTCGCAGCTTGGAGAGAGCCAGG ACGGAGAATTTCCTCAAGCACAAAATCCGCAGTCGCccagagagagcagagctggTCAGGATGCACATCTTGCAAG AGACTGGAGCAGAACCGTCACTACAGGCCACCCAGATGAAACTGAAGAGGGCCCGACTGGCCGACAACCTGAATGAAAAGATCGCCCAGAGACCCGGCCCCATGGAGCTAGTGGAGAAAAACATCCTGCCAGTGGATTCCACCCTCAAACAGGCCATCATCG TAGGACAGGTGAATTATCCCAAGGTGCTGGATGAAGACAGCAGTGACGCCCTGTCCCCGGAGCAGCCGGCCAGCCAGGAGTCTCAGAGTTCTGTCCCCTCTCCCATGGAGAGCAAAGTGCCGGAGACGCCCTGTCCAGCCACAGCACCACCCGCACTACCCAGCACCATACTGCAG GCTTTTCCAGTTGCTACAACAACAGACTTTGTGAAAATGATCTCTTCCAATGAGCTGCCTGCCGGCCGCCCAGCTGTCGCTCCCATGCAGCCGGTCACCACAGGTGCTCCTTCAAAACCAGCCCCAACACTAGTGAAA CAAAGCCAGCAGAAGACGCCTTCAGAGAAGAGCCGTAAGAAGGGCAAAGACTCCAAGCCCAGGGTGAAGAAGCTTAAGTACCACCAGTACGTTCCCCCAGACCAGAAGCAGGAGGCCAGTGAAGCACCCATGGACTCCTCTTATGCCCgactactgcagcaacagcagctgttcCTCCAGCTGCAGATCCTCAGccagcaacagcagcactaCAACTACCAGACTATCTTACCAGCGCCACTCAA ACCTGTGGCAGAgggtcagagcagcagcaccagcagcctgCCAACCTCCATCATGGTGTCTTTACCCACTGCACCTCCACCTACCCCTGTGCCTTCGGCTCTGGCTCGTCCAAACAACTCCCACTCAAACCGCAAGCCAGGAGTTTTGCCTGCCAACCTTGAAGAGATGAAG GTGGCTGAGCTAAAACTGGAGCTAAAGCTGCGTGGCCTCCCTGTGTCCGGAACAAAGACTGATCTAATAGAGAGACTCAAGCCTTTCCAGGACGCTCCTTCCATCTCTGCTCCAACCACCATTCCTGCCTCTGCCACTACCACCCTGTCCTCCATCCCCATGGAGGTCACCACCACCGCCACTACCACCCCTGCTATAGTCCTCCCAGTGCAGCAGGTGGCTCCAGAGAGCATGAGCTCCACACCGCCGGTCTCACCCATTCCCACTGAACCTTCCACCTTCCAGCAGGATGTAGGCATGTCCGAGGCCCCCTCTGAAACACAGTCAGGGAGCTATGGTGGGGCGGGTCCACAGTCCTCACTTCTCCCATCTGTCAAAGTCCCGGAGGAAAAGGACAGGAGGCTCCACGAGAAGGAGCGGCAGATAGAAGAGCTGATGAGGAAGCTGGAGCACGAACAGAggctggtggaggagctgaagatgcagctggaggtggagaagaGGGGCCAGAGTGGCTGCACCACTGACTCTGCCTCTATATCTCCCAAACTCAGCCCTGTACCTGCCATGAAGTGTGTTCCTACTGTCCTGAACTCAAATATAGTAAAAATGGAGGGCACAGTCCTGTCAAACTGTTCATCCACTGCTGCCACAATCCCTAGCTCTATCCTGGGCACCCAGGCTCTCGCCCCCCTGCCAACAGTGGTCAAGttggaggatgtgactgtttcTTCTGGCAAGCCGCTCCAACTCCAGACCCAAGCCCAGCTCATCACCCAAATCCAGCCCCAAGCCCAGCCCCAAGTAACCACCAGTCCACAGCTACTCCCCCAGTCACAGAGAAGTCCCAAACTCCAAACCCAGCCCCAGTCCCAACCCGCAGCCCCCAGCCTGCAGCAGTTCTTCATCAGCCACACAGGTGGGGTGTCCCAGGTGCTTGGTCAGCCTCAGGCCCTGTTAACCACATCTGGTCAACCTCAGACTCTGCTGACCAGGACTGGCCAGGCTGGAACTCAGATCCTCGTCCCAGTCTCACTACCCAACAGCGCAATCCAGCTGCCAAGCACCACTGTCAGCCTGCAG CCTGTTCTTCAGGCCACAGTGTCAAATCCAGGCCTGGTCCAGACCTCAGTTCCTCAGCTGCAAACCACTAAGATGGAGACGGCACCCGGCAGCCAGCAGTTAGCCAACCACAACCAGTTGATACAG ACTCTGACTATGTGCAATAACACGACTGGTTTGGAGAACCAAAGTAGACCTGAGATGAATCCCCAGTGTTTCCTGAGAAGCTCTCCAGAGAACAGGGTCTCTCCACGGGCGTCACCTAACCACCACATCACCAACGGACCCTTTAATAAG tCTTCTTCTCCGCAGCCCACCTTCATCCTTCAGCCCACCTCCCTCATCACTCAGCCTCCCAAGACAAAGGAGCCTCCCCGTTATGAGGAGGCCGTCAAACAGAGTCGTAACTTGCACGTCAACAATGTTTCACAG GTTCCCACAGCAACCAGCCAGCAAATGGACGATTTGTTCGACATCCTCATAGAGAGTGGCG AAATCACTCCATTTATCCAGCAGGACCCTGTGACCTTCGCTAAGACCATCCCAGTTACTGCAAACATCTCCACTCTGCCAGTCAGCACCGCTCTCTCCAGGCCGCCTCCACAGATCCAGATGGCCCCTCCGCCCACCCTGAGCCCCGCCGTCAGCCACGGCCTGCCTAGCCTTTCCTCGCTGGCCACAGACAATCAGCTGGAGGCCTTTCTGGAGGGCACGCTGGCTGATACCCCGCCGGCATCAGACCCACGCACACAGGGCctgatggaggagctgcaggccCAGCTGATGGACCAGCAGCCCTACTCGCCCATGGACACATCAGACCTGTCCTTCTGCgattcctcctctcctccctcctcgcTCAACATGGGCCTGTCCGACACAGGCCTGGACAATATGGAGTGGCTGGACCTCACCATGCCACCGGGTCCGGCCGGGGCACTCACACCACTGGGGATCCCGGCAGACTTCCTGGATGCACACGACCTGCAGCTGCACTGGGActga
- the LOC139220209 gene encoding uncharacterized protein, protein MENSDGWSVHSLEVNTGISSDPQQKQGVDYEPDTQTKTIQGTPEPGKGPPPRTPIEFRIQQLHNRRFLLLKMQHLRKKAEDNSGTEEMTGEDSDQVCELEAIQKELEELLLKKEELDKQGKSSTLSQANVWPAFYKTETPHGGIYMLPPPEGSTLRPEGPTGPIVPVDSLDHTPAVIQCPSCKEVVFTQTHSKVGEAVWMVCCLCSMLGCVAGCCLIPFFMSQLREVHHQCPQCQAHIHTQQPF, encoded by the exons ATGGAGAACTCAGACGGCTGGTCTGTTCACAGCTTGGAGGTGAACACAGGCATCAGTTCAGACCCACAACAAAAGCAGGGGGTCGACTATGAACCTGACACCCAGACTAAAACCATCCAGGGGACACCGGAGCCAGGCAAGGGCCCCCCACCTCGGACCCCCATTGAGTTCCGCATACAGCAGCTTCACAACAGGCgtttcctgctgctgaagaTGCAGCACTTAAGAAAGAAGGCAGAGGACAACAGTGGAACAGAGGAAA TGACCGGCGAGGACAGCGACCAGGTGTGTGAGCTGGAGGCCATccagaaggagctggaggagctgctgctgaaaaaggAGGAGCTGGACAAACAGGGAAAGAGCTCCACACTCA GCCAAGCGAACGTGTGGCCCGCTTTTTATAAAACTGAGACACCCCACGGGGGGATCTACATGCTGCCGCCTCCTGAGGGCAGCACACTGCGGCCAGAAGGACCAACAGGCCCGATTGTTCCAG TGGACAGTCTGGACCACACGCCTGCTGTCATCCAGTGTCCGTCCTGTAAAGAGGTCGTCTTCACGCAGACCCACAGCAAAGTGGGCGAGGCTGTGTGGATGGTGTGCTGCCTGTGCTCCATGCTGGG CTGCGTCGCAGGCTGCTGTTTAATTCCTTTCTTCATGAGCCAGCTGAGGGAAGTCCACCACCAGTGTCCCCAGTGccaggcacacatacacacccagcAGCCATTTTGA
- the ercc4 gene encoding DNA repair endonuclease XPF, with product MAGPLLEFETEMFLSLFGSDGLLVVAEGMGIDRVLLQFMRVYSEQGSLVLLLNTTTPEQEYFTEQLRMEGVTHLPRTVTSDVQSTERYDVYTEGGVLFVTSRILVVDFLTDRIPAHLISGILVYRAHKIIESCQEAFILRLFRQKNKTGFIKAFTDKATAFSSGFCQVERVMRNLFVKKLYLWPRFQASVNTALERHKPEVVELHVSLTPTMRAIQSSIMDIMSACLKELKRYNPTLEAEDLSLENTLGNAFEKTIRHYLDPLWHQLGAKTKGLVQDLKVLRVLLLYLTQYDCVTFLNLLESLRSSQKIFGSNSGWLFLDSSTSMFVNARGRVYCIPESKKKLKVGAEAEKQKSSSALVVKRELVLEKSPKWAALTEVLQEIERENKSCQHEPGCVLICASDDRTCAQLQQYIKHGAERLLNRLYARTVGKGDSAAASAFELDSHKTDKGWPKKGAKGMEPAQKKTTKSTKNKKRPSLTLTQMVGKEGTDEAAVMGSSGDEDELMEEDEGEGEQLKLDLSSDAYYGVLKEPLTVIHPLKGLTDPHSLTRVLHEVEPSFVVLYDAELSFVRQLEIYKASRPGKALRVYFLIYGGSTEEQKYLTALSKEKKAFEHLIREKATMVIPEEREGREDTNLDLARNLEAANATTNTRKAGGQEQPNEPSRVIVDMREFRSELPSLLHRRGLDIEPVTLEVGDYILTPDTCVERKSVSDLIGSLQSGRLYTQCLSMTRYYKIPVLLIEFDPAKPFSLMSRSDFRHEISSNDISSKLTLLSLHFPRLRILWCPSPHATAELFLDLKKGRSEPDAAAAQAVTAESDLVAESANVYNPGPYDFLLKMPGVNAKNYRALIKNADSLADLVKLSQDKLAKILENANNAKLLYEFLHNVADVPAPAQKAKRT from the exons ATGGCGGGGCCGCTGCTGGAGTTCGAGACTGAGATGTTCCTGAGTCTGTTCGGCTCTGACGGGCTGCTGGTGGTGGCGGAGGGGATGGGCATAGACCGCGTCCTGCTGCAGTTCATGCGGGTTTACTCGGAGCAGGGCAGCCTGGTCCTTCTGCTCAACACAACCACACCTGAACAG GAGTATTTCACAGAGCAGTTGCGAATGGAGGGTGTGACCCACCTGCCCAGGACGGTGACCAGCGACGTCCAGAGCACTGAGCGCTATGATGTTTACACTGAGGGAGGAGTGCTGTTTGTCACCAGCAGAATCCTGGTGGTGGACTTCCTCACTGACCGCATCCCTGCTCATCTCATATCAG GTATTTTAGTGTATCGCGCTCATAAAATCATTGAGTCGTGTCAGGAGGCCTTCATCCTTCGTCTGTTCAGACAGAAGAATAAGACAGGCTTCATTAAAGCCTTCACCGACAAAGCCACGGCCTTCTCCTCTGGCTTCTGCCAGGTGGAGCGTGTGATGAGGAACCTCTTCGTCAAGAAGCTCTACCTGTGGCCCAG GTTTCAAGCATCCGTGAACACAGCATTGGAAAGGCACAAGCCAGAGGTGGTGGAGCTCCATGTGTCATTGACGCCAACTATGAGGGCCATCCAGAGCTCCATTATGGACATCATGAGCGCCTGTCTGAAGGAGCTGAAACGCTACAACCCCACTCTGGAGGCCGAGGACTTGTCCCTGGAGAACACACTAGGCAACGCCTTTGAAAAG ACCATCCGTCACTACCTGGACCCCTTGTGGCACCAGCTGGGAGCAAAGACCAAGGGCCTGGTCCAGGACCTGAAAGTGCTGAGGGTTCTCCTGCTCTACCTCACCCAGTACGACTGTGTAACCTTCCTCAATCTGCTCGAGTCGCTGCGCTCCAGCCAAAAGATCTTTGGATCCAATTCGG GGTGGCTGTTCCTAGACTCCAGTACCTCCATGTTTGTGAATGCCAGGGGTAGAGTGTACTGCATCCCTGAGAGCAAGAAGAAGCTCAAAGTCggagcagaggcagagaaacagaagtCATCCTCTGCCTTAG tggtgAAGCGGGAACTGGTGCTGGAGAAGAGCCCAAAGTGGGCGGCTCTGACTGAAGTACTGCAGGAGATTGAGAGGGAGAACAAGAGCTGTCAACATGAACCAG GTTGTGTGCTGATCTGTGCCAGTGATGACAGGACTTGTgcccagctgcagcagtacATCAAGCACGGCGCTGAGCGGCTGCTTAACCGGCTGTATGCCCGCACAGTTGGTAAAGGGGATTCTGCTGCAGCCAGCGCCTTTGAACTTGACTCGCACAAAACGGACAAAGGCTGGCCTAAAAAAGGAGCCAAGGGAATGGAGCCTGCACAGAAGAAAACCACAAAGTccacaaagaataaaaaaaggcCGTCCCTGACCCTGACTCAGATGGTGGGGAAGGAGGGGACAGATGAAGCAGCTGTGATGGGCAGCAGTGGAGATGAGGATGAactgatggaggaggatgaaggggaGGGAGAACAGCTGAAGCTGGATTTGTCATCAGACGCGTACTATGGTGTCCTAAAGGAGCCGCTGACTGTCATACACCCACTGAAAGGCCTCACTGACCCCCACAGCCTGACGCGGGTGCTGCATGAGGTGGAGCCCAGTTTCGTGGTGCTGTATGACGCTGAGCTCAGTTTCGTCCGCCAGCTGGAGATCTACAAAGCTAGCCGTCCTGGAAAGGCACTTAGGGTGTATTTCCTGATCTATGGAGGTTCAACAGAAGAACAGAAGTACCTGACAGCGCTGTCGAAGGAAAAGAAAGCCTTTGAACACCTTATCAG ggaAAAGGCTACTATGGTCAtcccagaggagagggaggggcgAGAAGACACCAACCTGGACCTTGCAAGGAATTTAGAGGCTGCCAATGCCACCACCAACACCCGCAAAGCAG GAGGTCAGGAGCAGCCCAATGAGCCGTCACGAGTCATTGTGGATATGCGTGAGTTCCGCAGTGAACTACCCTCCTTGCTGCACCGCCGTGGGCTGGACATCGAGCCAGTTACCCTAGAAGTAGGTGACTACATCCTGACCCCGGACACGTGCGTCGAGCGCAAGAGCGTCAGTGATCTGATCGGCTCGTTGCAGAGCGGCCGCCTCTACACCCAGTGTCTCTCCATGACCCGCTACTACAAGATACCAGTGCTTCTCATTGAGTTTGACCCAGCAAAACCGTTTTCCTTAATGTCCCGATCAGATTTCCGTCATGAAATATCATCTAATGATATTTCTTCAAAACTCACCTTACTCAGCTTGCATTTCCCCCGGCTACGCATCCTATGGTGCCCGTCCCCACACGCCACAGCTGAGCTCTTCCTGGATCTAAAGAAAGGTCGCTCTGAACCcgatgctgcagcagctcaggcaGTCACAGCCGAGTCAGACTTGGTGGCTGAATCGGCAAACGTCTATAACCCTGGACCTTATGACTTCCTGTTGAAAATGCCTGGAGTCAATGCAAAAAACTATAGGGCTCTTATAAAAAATGCAGACAGCCTGGCAGATTTAGTCAAACTCAGCCAGGACAAGCTAGCAAAAATACTCGAGAATGCTAACAATGCTAAGTTGCTGTACGAGTTTTTGCATAATGTCGCTGATGTCCCTGCTCCTGCACAGAAGGCGAAACGGACATGA
- the mrtfba gene encoding myocardin-related transcription factor B isoform X2 produces MEPQASQGHLGVEGDCGMSNLLLPSPQSEAVTHEMEELTLQPTQNLPPLNERKNVLQLRLQQRRTREQLVDQGIMPPLKSPAAFHGQIRSLERARTENFLKHKIRSRPERAELVRMHILQETGAEPSLQATQMKLKRARLADNLNEKIAQRPGPMELVEKNILPVDSTLKQAIIGQVNYPKVLDEDSSDALSPEQPASQESQSSVPSPMESKVPETPCPATAPPALPSTILQAFPVATTTDFVKMISSNELPAGRPAVAPMQPVTTGAPSKPAPTLVKQSQQKTPSEKSRKKGKDSKPRVKKLKYHQYVPPDQKQEASEAPMDSSYARLLQQQQLFLQLQILSQQQQHYNYQTILPAPLKPVAEGQSSSTSSLPTSIMVSLPTAPPPTPVPSALARPNNSHSNRKPGVLPANLEEMKVAELKLELKLRGLPVSGTKTDLIERLKPFQDAPSISAPTTIPASATTTLSSIPMEVTTTATTTPAIVLPVQQVAPESMSSTPPVSPIPTEPSTFQQDVGMSEAPSETQSGSYGGAGPQSSLLPSVKVPEEKDRRLHEKERQIEELMRKLEHEQRLVEELKMQLEVEKRGQSGCTTDSASISPKLSPVPAMKCVPTVLNSNIVKMEGTVLSNCSSTAATIPSSILGTQALAPLPTVVKLEDVTVSSGKPLQLQTQAQLITQIQPQAQPQVTTSPQLLPQSQRSPKLQTQPQSQPAAPSLQQFFISHTGGVSQVLGQPQALLTTSGQPQTLLTRTGQAGTQILVPVSLPNSAIQLPSTTVSLQPVLQATVSNPGLVQTSVPQLQTTKMETAPGSQQLANHNQLIQTLTMCNNTTGLENQSRPEMNPQCFLRSSPENRVSPRASPNHHITNGPFNKSSSPQPTFILQPTSLITQPPKTKEPPRYEEAVKQSRNLHVNNVSQVPTATSQQMDDLFDILIESGEITPFIQQDPVTFAKTIPVTANISTLPVSTALSRPPPQIQMAPPPTLSPAVSHGLPSLSSLATDNQLEAFLEGTLADTPPASDPRTQGLMEELQAQLMDQQPYSPMDTSDLSFCDSSSPPSSLNMGLSDTGLDNMEWLDLTMPPGPAGALTPLGIPADFLDAHDLQLHWD; encoded by the exons ATGGAGCCCCAGGCTTCTCAGGGGCACCTAGGAGTAGAAGGGGATTGTGGGATGTCAAATCTGCTATTGCCCAGTCCCCAGAGCGAGGCGGTGACCCACGAGATGGAGGAGCTGACGCTGCAGCCCACACAGAATCTGCCTCCACTCAATGAACGCAAAAATG tcctGCAGTTGAGGCTTCAGCAAAGGCGGACCCGGGAGCAGCTGGTGGACCAGGGCATCATGCCAC CTCTGAAGAGCCCGGCAGCTTTCCATGGGCAGATTCGCAGCTTGGAGAGAGCCAGG ACGGAGAATTTCCTCAAGCACAAAATCCGCAGTCGCccagagagagcagagctggTCAGGATGCACATCTTGCAAG AGACTGGAGCAGAACCGTCACTACAGGCCACCCAGATGAAACTGAAGAGGGCCCGACTGGCCGACAACCTGAATGAAAAGATCGCCCAGAGACCCGGCCCCATGGAGCTAGTGGAGAAAAACATCCTGCCAGTGGATTCCACCCTCAAACAGGCCATCATCG GACAGGTGAATTATCCCAAGGTGCTGGATGAAGACAGCAGTGACGCCCTGTCCCCGGAGCAGCCGGCCAGCCAGGAGTCTCAGAGTTCTGTCCCCTCTCCCATGGAGAGCAAAGTGCCGGAGACGCCCTGTCCAGCCACAGCACCACCCGCACTACCCAGCACCATACTGCAG GCTTTTCCAGTTGCTACAACAACAGACTTTGTGAAAATGATCTCTTCCAATGAGCTGCCTGCCGGCCGCCCAGCTGTCGCTCCCATGCAGCCGGTCACCACAGGTGCTCCTTCAAAACCAGCCCCAACACTAGTGAAA CAAAGCCAGCAGAAGACGCCTTCAGAGAAGAGCCGTAAGAAGGGCAAAGACTCCAAGCCCAGGGTGAAGAAGCTTAAGTACCACCAGTACGTTCCCCCAGACCAGAAGCAGGAGGCCAGTGAAGCACCCATGGACTCCTCTTATGCCCgactactgcagcaacagcagctgttcCTCCAGCTGCAGATCCTCAGccagcaacagcagcactaCAACTACCAGACTATCTTACCAGCGCCACTCAA ACCTGTGGCAGAgggtcagagcagcagcaccagcagcctgCCAACCTCCATCATGGTGTCTTTACCCACTGCACCTCCACCTACCCCTGTGCCTTCGGCTCTGGCTCGTCCAAACAACTCCCACTCAAACCGCAAGCCAGGAGTTTTGCCTGCCAACCTTGAAGAGATGAAG GTGGCTGAGCTAAAACTGGAGCTAAAGCTGCGTGGCCTCCCTGTGTCCGGAACAAAGACTGATCTAATAGAGAGACTCAAGCCTTTCCAGGACGCTCCTTCCATCTCTGCTCCAACCACCATTCCTGCCTCTGCCACTACCACCCTGTCCTCCATCCCCATGGAGGTCACCACCACCGCCACTACCACCCCTGCTATAGTCCTCCCAGTGCAGCAGGTGGCTCCAGAGAGCATGAGCTCCACACCGCCGGTCTCACCCATTCCCACTGAACCTTCCACCTTCCAGCAGGATGTAGGCATGTCCGAGGCCCCCTCTGAAACACAGTCAGGGAGCTATGGTGGGGCGGGTCCACAGTCCTCACTTCTCCCATCTGTCAAAGTCCCGGAGGAAAAGGACAGGAGGCTCCACGAGAAGGAGCGGCAGATAGAAGAGCTGATGAGGAAGCTGGAGCACGAACAGAggctggtggaggagctgaagatgcagctggaggtggagaagaGGGGCCAGAGTGGCTGCACCACTGACTCTGCCTCTATATCTCCCAAACTCAGCCCTGTACCTGCCATGAAGTGTGTTCCTACTGTCCTGAACTCAAATATAGTAAAAATGGAGGGCACAGTCCTGTCAAACTGTTCATCCACTGCTGCCACAATCCCTAGCTCTATCCTGGGCACCCAGGCTCTCGCCCCCCTGCCAACAGTGGTCAAGttggaggatgtgactgtttcTTCTGGCAAGCCGCTCCAACTCCAGACCCAAGCCCAGCTCATCACCCAAATCCAGCCCCAAGCCCAGCCCCAAGTAACCACCAGTCCACAGCTACTCCCCCAGTCACAGAGAAGTCCCAAACTCCAAACCCAGCCCCAGTCCCAACCCGCAGCCCCCAGCCTGCAGCAGTTCTTCATCAGCCACACAGGTGGGGTGTCCCAGGTGCTTGGTCAGCCTCAGGCCCTGTTAACCACATCTGGTCAACCTCAGACTCTGCTGACCAGGACTGGCCAGGCTGGAACTCAGATCCTCGTCCCAGTCTCACTACCCAACAGCGCAATCCAGCTGCCAAGCACCACTGTCAGCCTGCAG CCTGTTCTTCAGGCCACAGTGTCAAATCCAGGCCTGGTCCAGACCTCAGTTCCTCAGCTGCAAACCACTAAGATGGAGACGGCACCCGGCAGCCAGCAGTTAGCCAACCACAACCAGTTGATACAG ACTCTGACTATGTGCAATAACACGACTGGTTTGGAGAACCAAAGTAGACCTGAGATGAATCCCCAGTGTTTCCTGAGAAGCTCTCCAGAGAACAGGGTCTCTCCACGGGCGTCACCTAACCACCACATCACCAACGGACCCTTTAATAAG tCTTCTTCTCCGCAGCCCACCTTCATCCTTCAGCCCACCTCCCTCATCACTCAGCCTCCCAAGACAAAGGAGCCTCCCCGTTATGAGGAGGCCGTCAAACAGAGTCGTAACTTGCACGTCAACAATGTTTCACAG GTTCCCACAGCAACCAGCCAGCAAATGGACGATTTGTTCGACATCCTCATAGAGAGTGGCG AAATCACTCCATTTATCCAGCAGGACCCTGTGACCTTCGCTAAGACCATCCCAGTTACTGCAAACATCTCCACTCTGCCAGTCAGCACCGCTCTCTCCAGGCCGCCTCCACAGATCCAGATGGCCCCTCCGCCCACCCTGAGCCCCGCCGTCAGCCACGGCCTGCCTAGCCTTTCCTCGCTGGCCACAGACAATCAGCTGGAGGCCTTTCTGGAGGGCACGCTGGCTGATACCCCGCCGGCATCAGACCCACGCACACAGGGCctgatggaggagctgcaggccCAGCTGATGGACCAGCAGCCCTACTCGCCCATGGACACATCAGACCTGTCCTTCTGCgattcctcctctcctccctcctcgcTCAACATGGGCCTGTCCGACACAGGCCTGGACAATATGGAGTGGCTGGACCTCACCATGCCACCGGGTCCGGCCGGGGCACTCACACCACTGGGGATCCCGGCAGACTTCCTGGATGCACACGACCTGCAGCTGCACTGGGActga